gtctttaGATgacctgtctgtgtgtctgtagatgatctgactgtgtgtctgtagatgatctgactgtgtttgtctgtagatgatctgtcggtgtgtctgtagatgatctgactgtgtgtgtctttagatgatctgtctgtgtgtctgtagttgatctgactgtgtgtgtctgtagatgatctgtctgtgtgtctgtagatgatctgtctgtgtttctgtaggtggtctgactgtgtgtctgtagatgatctgactgtgtgtgtctgtagatgatctgtctgtgtgtttgtagatgatctgtgtgtctgtagatgatctgtctatCTGTGGCTGTAGATGATCCGACTGTGTGTGTCTCTAgatgatctgtgtgtgtctgtagatgatctgactgtgtctaGATGATCTGACtatgtgtgtctgtagatgatctgtcggtgtgtctgtagatgatctgactgagTGTCTGTCGATGATCTGTcggtgtgtctgtagatgatctgactgagTGTCTGTCGATGATCTGTCGTtgtgtctgtagttgatctgactgtgtgtctgtagatgttcTGGTTCTGTGTCTGTAGATTATCTGATTCTGTGTCTGTGGGTTGTCAGGCTGTGTttgtagatgatctgtctgtgtgtcttcgatgatctgtctctgtgtgtctgtagatgatctgtctctgtgtgtctgtagatgatctgtgtgtgtgtctgtagatgatctgactgtgtgtgtctttagatgatctgtctgtgtgtctgtagttgatctgactgtgtctgtagatgatctgtctgtgtgtctgtagatgatctgtctgtgtttctgtaggtggtctgactgtgtgtctgtagatgatctgactgtgtttgtctgtagatgatctgtcggtgtgtctgtagatgatctgactgtgtgtctgtagatgatctgtctgtgtgtctgtagatgatctgtctgtgtttctgtaggtggtctgactgtgtgtctgtagatgatctgactgtgtgtgtctttagatgatctgtctgtgtgtctgtagttgatctgactgtgtgtgtctgtagatgatctgtctgtgtgtctgtagatgatctgtctgtgtttctgtaggtggtctgactgtgtgtctgtagatgatctgactgtgtatgtctgtagatgatctgtctgtgtgtctgtagatgatctgactgtgtgtctgtagatgatctgtctatCTGTGGCTGTAGATGATCCGACTGTGTGTGTCTCTAgatgatctgtgtgtgtctgtagatgatctgtcggtgtgtctgtagatgatctgactgagTGTCTGTCGATGATCTGTCGTtgtgtctgtagttgatctgactgtgtgtctgtagatgttcTGGTTCTGTGTCTGTAGATTATCTGATTCTGTGTCTGTAGGTTGTCAGGCTGTGTTTGtagatgatctgtgtgtgtgtctgtagttgatctgactgtgtgtctgtagatgttcTGGTTCTGTGTCTGTAGATTATCTGATTCTGTGTCTGTAGGTTGTCAGGCTGTGTTTGTAGACgatctgtctgtgtttctgtagatgatctgtaTCTGTGTCTATATATGatctttctgtgtgtgtctgtagacaATCTGATTGTgagtgtctgtagatgatctgtctgttatgtgtctgtaggttgtctggctgtatggtgtCAGAGGAATGCTGTGGAtatttgtcttcagctctgagttcaaacccctcacacctgagagagctggatctgagctacaatcacccaggacaaTCAGGAGTACAGCAGCTCAGTCACAAACTGGAGGATCCAGACTATACACTGAAGAAACTAAAGTATGTTAAACATTAATACTGAcatactgaatgtgtgtgtgtgtgtgtgtgtgtgtgtgtgtgtgtgtgtgtgcgcgtgtgcgtgtgtgtgtgtctgtgaatgtgtgaatgaAGCAGATCTgcaataatgtgtgtttgtgtgtttatagtgtGGATCATGGAGGAGAGATCAGGATGAAAGCAGGACTACAAAAGTGtaggtctacacacacacacacacacacacacacacacacatacatctagtTCGTTGTGTGAACTCATCTCATCgactttcattgttttttttctgtcaggTTAATGATATTTTCTGTGCCATAAACAAACATCACAGAATCCTGTGATTAACAGAGAAAGATGATTTTTACagtttataagtctttttgaacTAGTAAGCAGTGTCAGTCACTTTGCTCACAAAGATTATTTAAGTAGCGTGTCACTACATAACAGTAATATATGGATTCAACTTAAAAGCCATGTAGAAATATCTTTCTCTTAATACATATGGATTAAAATTTATTGAATGTTGGGCTGCCCCCTAATAGTTGGCTAATCATTAGTCGACCAGAAGAGGCTTGGGCAACCaaatttttattagttgtttagTCACAAAATATGGGCAAAGTCATGCAGTCTATGACGGATATATAGTTAATGGCTAATCAATGGTACTCACCTATCATTCAGTCTCCTGTCAAATATGGctttttatctgaaatatatgAGAGCATTAGCAACTTTACATGtccgctcaatctaatgttaaccaagagaaatgtgttcaaattagggatgcaccgaaatgaaaattcttggccgaaaccgaaaaccgaaaaagagaaatccaaggccgaaaaccgaaaccgaaacaccgaaagaaattatgtgaattattagtaccattgcatttattgctatgaccgtgtaactttactaaaattaagacattgcaattgcataaattaatattaaagtttcaaagataattacaattacataacttatttaaaaaaaaaaaaacataaaaatacataattacaaatgatgcaaatatttattaagcacattgcaacaatcaTTGCAAcaagcacagtataaaataaaattcaaactaaaaatgtatcccactcatgtgtatatttaataataatgtacaggcctactggcctgcagaaaggttttaaaatgaacagttctctcataaaaacaaagtgcatttaggtgaagtgcatttgaaatttttctctgtaggactagaaagtgcattacttctccagttggcaagactgttatcacttctggggatggggacttcagacagataaccatctagctgttgagcagttgagcttgtcatctgcctgacatttgagaaatatttgagagagtgtatttaaatagggccagggcataaataaacatttttatcaaattaaagcagaaatctagcataaatatggctacaatctgatattatgtatgtatgtttgtgtgtgtgtgtgtgtgtgtgtgtgtatatagtagcctaagaacaaaatagccaacgtattattattatttgaggcactttgttgcagaattccactgaacatatcagacaacgatggtgcatgcccctcatctggtgcagagaccagtctttttttctgcgctctgatctgtctcctgcgcttggcgcttctccgtctccacgcgggttctctgcatccagcgcggcctggacaatttctcgtgcgcgctgccttatttccgcatccaattaatggtctttataacacggatcaagcacattcgcgatgaagtgcagaggatccgaaaagatctcaatgagacgtgtgctaacagactctataagactgtacttttctttgtttttacttcgtggtccgtcttaatctctttaggagacgctttactgctgcgaataaaggaatacgaagagagagaatgttctcactggtgataagtgaatgtcgcggggagctcgtggtcttcgctatgcaggtgcacgtgcaggtcgcggtttctgtttgcgtcatcacaacatttcggccgtgttgtttcggtgataaaagtctatcggccgaaaaccaaaaaggccattttcggccgaaaattttcggtggccgaaatttcggtgcatccctagttcaaATGTCTGTGAGGAGTGTGCAGCTGAAGAGTTGCACACTGCAGGACAGATGATAAAGATACACATCTACATCTTTATCTCAACAAATCACAAATGACAATcaacaaaaagcttttttttttgtaaatctaaTAGCTTGTTTAGTGACGTTTAGCGTTGATCTGTTTATCAGAATATTTTGTCACTATtgttgatatattatattatattatattatattatattatattatattatattatattatattatattaaataacattatattatattatattatattatattatattatattatattatattatattatattacattatattatattatattattataaagaatTGAACTGTTCTGAGtgagatgtttttaaatgattttttaatagaatttaatGGTAACACAGCACTGTAGAACATGTTTTCTCAGGTAACCTAGAATGTGCATCATTTAGTGTCATCAAGggtcaaatcaaatataaatagcaCATTAAAGTTTAAAGTTACACACTGTTTTGTGTGCGCTGTGCAGCTTTGCTCATGTGCCTGAAATGTTTTCCCAATAGAGAAAAGATTTGCtcagcaagaaaaaaataaaataaataaacaataaattttttgtcaaattaaaaatgtatttcattactttctttaaagttttttttccatagtttatttaaaatataattatgaatttaaaaaacatatatttttgaaaatatatttgttcatttacaatatacagtatatatatatatatatatatatatatatatatatatatatatatatatatatatgctgaataaataatatttccatcaatgtatggtttgttaggaggacaatatttgattgagcaaaaaaaaatctaaatattgagaaaatcatctttaaagttgtttaaatgaagttcttagcaatcaGTGATGCGCTGGTTGATCCGAAATGAGCAggtgcctgcggtcacccgcggttacgagtcatccaaaaacatttgaatgatatTCGGGTTGCGGTCGGTCAGGTCATTTGAAatacctttgtaatttatatagtactagaaaCAATTGAGAAATACATAGgtctacactttattggctgaataactggcgcgaatAGAGTGACCAGCTGTCCCGCTTTGTTGtactgtacagcaattttaccctttgtTCCGCCTCAAGCATATTGAGGATCTGTCCCGCTTTTTCTTTcgaccctgcctaataaatacacgGATACATCCATAGGTGTACTGTTAACTGTGTAatgtccaatagttcagaggagagcaataaaagcgTTAGTCGATAGGCTGAGTCGTAAGTCATCGTcatcaaactgttgactggtgcatGAATGCCTCCTCAACAATCTCAAATTGGAGAGCGAGCACGCTATTCGGTCAGGTTAAGCAGCCATCGCCAGTGTGGCCacgaaaaagagaaaatgcacTTTTATTAGCGAATGGACCGCTACATAGCCtactcttggttaagacctgtagatggcaaagcagagagagctttttgcattttatgcaaaagcagtttttctgtgggacatggtggagaatacgacgtgaagcgacatggtgcatgtgagtaccacagaaaatagcacatcatcaagaaacatgcaaatcagtgcaatcgttttacaataaaccaaatgacccacaggctgacaaagtttgggcagcagaagtgacgagcGTTTATCATGCTGgacatcacacacattcatatcgctctactgcagtaacaagttagccccagtcatttttaaagatttgaaatagctaagaaaaaagctgtagaaactttggTTGATATTTTGGTTAaggtagtgtcttaatcttttagtcggtgggtttaaaaagaaatataggcaatatattacagaaagcttgaaatgtctacttttaaactaaaatattcaaaccaaaataaataggctactctctgatgatgtaatccatatgaaatgtgcatttctctctggcgttcatggtgAGTCTGCATCATTAACTTCATCtcagcagcgacacagaaaacaccagtttattactaaacaattaaatgtctcctcgctaatttaaacacattcataatcattactttaaccggttctttgtggcaagccttatgtgtgcagtcataacgcttattatcctgtaggGGCGACGCATTTACTAAttttaaaaaatgcgggtcaggaatcgggtcgggtacaatattttcttttccttttttcacgggttgtttatacattgacctgCGCATCActgttagcaatgcatattactaatcaaaaattaagttttgatatatttatggtaagaTGTTTACTAAATATCAtcacggaacatgatctttacttgatatcctaatgatttttggcataaaaggaaaatctataattttgacccatacaatgtatttttgtctattgctacaaatacaccccagagacttcagactgcttttgttcTTCAGGGtcaaatttatgtaaatatattttacaccaATATAATTTGGGccatttatttgtgattatttctgaaaatatattttaaatatattttttaaaccaattacaaataaattttgaCCTCTATATTTCAGTCCAAGAAAATtaatttggtcccactttatattaggtgtccttaactactatgtacttacataaaaaaataagtacaatgtacttattgtgttcatattgtattgtaaaacacttttgctgctattgaggtgggacaggggtaaggttagggagagggttggaggtatgggtaagtttaagggtgggttaaggtgtaaagtatgggtcaacaatgtaattataaatgtaattacagaaattaaatacagatgtaattacatgtcgttttttttttaaatataagtacaatgtaaaaacatgtatgtacacaataagtacattgtactaaattattaattaaaatgtaagtacatagtagttaaggccaattaatataaagtgggtccattaaTTTTCTTGAAATTGGCCGCTGTGTTCACGCTCTCAACAAACacgtctgtgattggctacagtgACCAGCGGAAACACACTGTAAATAGAAAGTGTTGATGatcttcacaaacacacaaacacacacagaatcatCTGAAAGAAGCGTCTGTAAGAGCGAACAGAAACCTACtatcattacactttaacacTGAAACACAGCTTTCACTATATTAGTGAACACATCGGTGAATGATGAGGACATTCTGGACTTTGTAAATCTAGTCAAAGCTGTAAACACACAGACATCTTCAGTGTTGTGTTGTTCTTGATGTTTCTCTCTTCTTGTGTTCAGATgcctgtgatctcacactggatccaaacacagcacacTCTCGACTCGTTCTGTCTGATGGGAACAAGAAGATCACACGTGTGGAAGATCATcagccgtatcctgatcatccagagagatttgatgaTGTTCTTCAGGTTCTGTGTGTGGAGAGTCtgactggacgctgttactgggagactgAATGGAGCGGATCTGGTgttatatcagtgtcatataaagCAATCAACAGGAAAGGAGAATGGAGTGATTGTGTGTTTGGATCCAACGACAAATCCTGGAGTCTGATCTGCTCTTATAACAGATTCACTGTACTTCACAATAATAACAGAACTGTTATTCCTGCTGTCTGTTCATTCTCTAAGAGagtaggagtgtatgtggatgTGTCTGCTGGtgttctgtccttctacagcgtctctgacacacacacactcacacacttacacacactcaacaccacatt
This region of Carassius auratus strain Wakin unplaced genomic scaffold, ASM336829v1 scaf_tig00021687, whole genome shotgun sequence genomic DNA includes:
- the LOC113077145 gene encoding neoverrucotoxin subunit beta-like encodes the protein MCFLVSFSLAGCNLTAQCCESLSSSLQSSNCVLRELDLSNNDLWVSDVKIISDGLKSQNCQLQKLSLAGCNLTAQCCERLSSALQSSNCVLRELDLSNNDLQDSGVKIISDGLKSQNCKLQKLRLSGCMVSEECCGYLSSALSSNPSHLRELDLSYNHPGQSGVQQLSHKLEDPDYTLKKLNVDHGGEIRMKAGLQKYACDLTLDPNTAHSRLVLSDGNKKITRVEDHQPYPDHPERFDDVLQVLCVESLTGRCYWETEWSGSGVISVSYKAINRKGEWSDCVFGSNDKSWSLICSYNRFTVLHNNNRTVIPAVCSFSKRVGVYVDVSAGVLSFYSVSDTHTLTHLHTLNTTFTEPLYAGFGVNPGSSVSLCDIK